The window GAAGCCCATGATGGCCATGCCGGTCGCCATACCGCGGCGGTCGGGGAACCACTTGACCAGCGTCGACACCGGCGAGATGTAGCCGAGGCCGAGACCGACGCCGCCGATCACGCCGGAGCCGAGCCACATCAGCCAGAGCTGGTGCGTGTAGACGCCCAGCGCGCCGATCACGAGACCGCCGGCCCAGCACAACGCCGCGACGAAGCCTGCCTTGCGCGGACCGACCTTCTCGAGCCAGCCGCCCCAGATCGCGGCGGAGACGCCGAGCAACACGAAGAACAGAGTGTACATCCACCCCAGGCTCGCGACCCTCCAGTCGCAAGTCGTCGTAAACAATTCCTGGACCAGCGAGATATCGGGGCACGCCTTCGGCGCGGTCAGCCCGATCGCCCGCGACAGCGGCAGCCAGAACACCGAGAAGCCATAGGCCATGCCGATGCACAGATGGATGCACAGCGCCGCCGGCGGCACCAGCCAGCGGTTGAAGCCGGCGGTCGCGATCGTGTGTTCCTTGTCGAGGAAACCCGCACCTGCCGCGGATACGCGTGCGGCGCTGCTCACTGTGGTCATTGACTCCTCCCCTGCAGCCGCCGTTACGTCGGGCGCATCTGCGTCTTAGATCCCGTCTCAGCCCTTTGCGGCCACCGTCAGGCGGCTGCTCCGCTCATTTCCTCGATGCGCCGGGACCAACCATGCGCATTCCGCAAATGCTAACCCCCAATACGACCGGATATGCCCACCCGTGCCGTCGTCCCTGATCTGGACGCAGGCCCGCCGTCGCGCGTCGATGTGCCCACATCCGGGCACAGCTCAATCTCCGCAATCCGGCGGAGATTATCAATTCGCGCAGAATGGAAAATAGGTGTCGATAGGCAAAAGGTAGATATCAAGCCGGATCTAGCGCGTACGCGGCGCTGCAGCATTTGAATTCTCTATCATTCCATTCGCCTTCTCGATCAGGAAAACGATCCGGACGTCGCTTCGCTCGGTGATCTCGACCTTGTCGCCGGTCTCCTGGATAAGGGCCGGAATATCGATCACCGAAAGCGGATCGGTGCAGTGCACTTCGAGGAAATCTCCCGCCGTCACGCTCTTCAGGGCCTTGCGCGTCTTCAGCGCGGGCAGCGGGCATTTCAGGCCGGTGAGATCGAGCTTTGTCGTGGTCATGGTTCGACCATGGCGAAGCCGTCAAGTATCGTCAACGGCGGCTCCTTCTCGCCCTGTCAGCTTTCCGCCGCGGCCGAAGCGAGCACGTCGTCGACCGGAATGGCGGAGCGCAGCATCAATTCGGCGACGTCCTCGATGTCGTCGAGATGCGCGACCGGCAGCCTGGTTTCGATCGCGACGTCACTGGCGATCCCGACCACGCGCGGGTCGTCGGGGAACAGCAGCGGCTTGCCGTTGGCGGCGCGATATACCTCGATCTTGTTGACCGGCTCGCGCTTGAATCCCTCGACCACCACCAGGTCGACCTGCGCCATCTTGGCGAGCAGTTCCGGCAGCCGCGGCTCGCTGGCGCCGCGCAGCTCATGCATCAGCGCCCAGCGCCGCGTCGAGGACACCAGCACCTCGGTCGCGCCGGCCTGCCGGTGCACCCAGGAGTCCTTGCCGGGAATGTCGACATCGAATTCGTGATGGGCGTGCTTGATCACGGAGACGCGCAAGGCCCGGCCCAGCAGATAGGGGATCACCCGCGACAGCAGCGTGGTCTTGCCGGCACCGCTCCACCCCGCGAGGCCTATCACTTTCATGCGCAATCTCCGCAGACATATAACGTCCAATGCTGCTTATATCAGCCTTGACGCAATGTCATGCCAGCCCCGCCGGCGGCTGGCGATCGTTCAGGCCCCCAAGAGGATCGCCTTCGGAAACCCCTGGAGCAGCTGCGCCCGCGGCAGCGCGGACGCGACCGGGCCGCCCCATAAGGGCAATATTAACGGCATTTGCCGTACCAGTTCTCCCGATCAATGGGAGGCCTGTCCAGTGCCCAATCGTGATGGTGTTCGAGACGCCATAAGCCTGAAGAACAGGGCTCTGGTCACGGCGATCTTCCTGGCATCGGGCGCGGCATCCCTGATCCTCCAGGTTCTCTGGTTCAAGCAACTGCAATTCGTGCTGGGAAGCGCGACCGTCTCCGTAAGCGTAACGGTGGCGAGCTTCTTTTTCGGTCTCTCCCTGGGCAGCGCTTTCGGGGGCCGGATCGCCGACACTGTCAGCCGCCCCCTGAAAATCTACGGCTTTCTCGAACTTGCGCTCGCAGTCGTTTCCCTGGCAGTAACCGCGTTCCTGTCGCACTGGTCGACATGGGTGGGCTGGCTGTCGCCCATGTTGGACCTGGAGTCCCCATTCCGGTTGCCTCTCATGGTCGCGCTGTCGCTCGCCATCCTGTCGCTGCCGACGATGCTGATGGGCGCAACCCTGCCCTTCCTCGTGAAATTCCTGACCCGCTCGCAAACCGACCTGGCCAATCGCATCGGCCTGCTCTACGGGTTCAACACCCTGGGCGCCGCGATCGGCACCCTGGCTGTCGGCTTTGTCCTGATGGGCTTCTGGGGGATCACCGGATCGAGCCTGGTCGCAGCAGGCCTGTATGTCTGCGTCGGCGGCGTCGCCCTGCTCCTCGCGCGCGGCGCAAGCCCGCTGTCGCCGGTCACGGCGGAAGCGCCGGTGCAAACCGCCGGGCCGGGGCATCGCGGGACGTCCATCCTCATCGCGATCTTCGCGTGCTCCGGCTTCGTGTCCATCGCCTATGAAGTCGTCTGGTTCCGCTTCCTGACCAATGTCAGCACCTCGAGCGTTTACGCCTTCTCCGGCATGCTCGGCGTTTACCTGCTGGGCTTGGTGATCGGCGCCCTGATCTGCGCGAGGGTGCTCGCACCCCGCAAGGATCAACTGCTGCGATACTTCGCCGTAACACAGCTGCTCATCGCGGTTGCGGCCACGCTGACCGTCGGAATCCTCGGCAAGGCGCGCAGCGTGGAAGCCGTGCTGTCCCCCATCGTATCGGGCCTGGTTCCAGTCCCGGCGCAGGAGCTCTTGGGAGGTGATGTTTCATTCTTCCTGATCTGTGCCGTTGCCCTGTTGCTGCCGACCACGCTGATCGGCATCAGTTTTCCCCTGGCCAGCGAACTGACGGTGATGCAGATGAGCGCGCTGGGCCGTCGAATCGGCACGCTCTACGCCTTGAACACGATTGGCGGCGTGGTGGGCTCCCTGTCGGCAGGGTTTCTTCTGATCCCCTATCTAGGCAGCCAGGGGGCGCTCACCGCCCTGATCGTTCTGAACGTCCTGCTCTTTGTCGCGACGACCGTATCGCAACCGGGTCTTCTGAGGGAGAGGAGCCTGTGGCGGCAAGGGGCAGTCGCCGCAAGCATCATCGCTGCAGCGCTCCTGCTCTTCACCCCACACTATCTGGAACGGGTCCTGACCGCGATCGAAGGCGGCAATGTCCTCGAGCTGCGCGAGACCAAACAAGCAACATTTGCGGTGGTCGAGTATCGCGAGAAGGCGGCGGGCACTTATCAGCAATTGGTGGTGAATTCGAAGAGCTATGCCAACAACCGTCCGGAGGGCCGACGCTACATGGCCGCGATGGGGCACTATCCCATTCTGCTGCACCCGGGCCCGGTTGAAACGGCGGTCGTGATTTGCATCGGGACCGGCACCACCGTGGGTGCGGTCAGCACCCATCAGGAATTACAATCCATCGACGCGGTCGATCTGGCCTCGACGGTTTTCGAGTTTGCGCCCCGCTTCGTGCCGATCAACAAGCAGTTCTATCAAAATCCCAAGGTCCATCAGATCGTCGCGGACGGGCGCCATTTCCTGCTGGGGACAAACGAGACATTCGACGTCATCACCCTCGAGCCCCCGCCGCCCCATGACGCCGGCGTCATCAACCTCTACACAGAGGAATTCTATGCGCTGGCAAAGCAGAAGATGCGCCCCGGCGCCGTTCTCGCGCAATGGGTGCCGCTGGATTTCAACCGCGGCATTCTTCCGAAGATGATCCTCAAGGCGATGATGGGCCAGTTCAAGCACGTCTCCCTGTGGTTGCCGTCCAGAATGGAAGGCGTGGCCATCGCCTCCGATGAACCGCTGAAAATCGATCCTCGCGTGCTCGCCACGCGCATGTCGAAGCCTGGGGTGGCTGAAGACCTGACAGCCAACGGCCTGCGCTCGCCCGAGGATTTCCTCGCGACGTTCATCGCCGCTGATGAAAAGCTCGCGGCCTTTGTCAGGGATGTGCCGAGCCTCACGGATGATCGGCCGCGTCTCGAATATTACAACTGGTATCCGCTGAGTTCGGTCGGCGTGGACGAACTGAAGCGCCTCCGCGAGCCCGTGGAAACTTATCTTGCCGACAAATCCATCGACGAGGCCCGTCTCGACACCGCGCGCACGGTGGCCAATGCGATTCTGGATGAGCACCAAGCCACGGCTGAGGGTGACAAGTCCGCCGCCCGTGCCGCGCTTCGCCTGGCCGTCAAGCTGGACCCGCACAATTCCTATGTCGGCTTCCTGGACCGCAAGCTGCGCGAGTGATCGGGCAGCCTCCTAAGAGGGCCACTGGAAGCCGGTGCCGTCGCCGGGCGTCCCCAGGATCGATCACGCCACGCGCCATCCGACTATCCAGCGGATATACCTCGAAGTTTCCAATGCACGGGGCGACCGGAACACGATAATGTGCGGTGCCGGAGCACCAGCCATGCCTCGCTCACCTTCGATCGTGCCGCACCAAATCGACCACGACACCTATCTGGTGCTGAACGATTTTGGCCGGCTTGGCCGCGCCTGGTGCGAAACCGATGAAGAAGGCAGCGACCGGAAAACGTTGATCCGCCGCCTGCTGGATGACCATTACAGCCATCCGGTCCGCATCGTGGCCTTCAATACCAGCGAAGGATGGTCGCGCGACGTCACGACCGATATTGCCGACGAGCTTCGGCGCCGCTTCGTCGAATACGATGAGGTCCCGCGCTCCGTGCTGGAGTTCGTTGAGACGGCCATGCGGCACTGAGCCGGATCCGCAGTCGCACCGAGACCTGCGGCAAAACAACCCGACAGGCAACTCAGCAAAAACCTGTCAATCCTCGCACGCAAAAATATTTCGCTTTATCAGAAAACAAACTCCGTGTATGAATCCACCTGTCTCACCCGATCGAGGGGCGCTGCGCATCGTCACGGGTGTTGCGGTGAGATGCGGTGGACGCTGATCATGCTGGAGACGAAAGCATGTGAAGCGGACGGTGAAGTCGTGTGGTCCTGACGCCCTAGTGGTAGGTGTCTTTTCGCATTGCGCGATGCGCGTTGTGAAGACGGTGACAAGCAAGCCCAGTCTCGCCGGGGAGAGCACGAAGTAAGCCGTAACCCATCGCGCAGGGAAAGCCGGGTTGTTTCCGGTTACACCTGTGGTCCTACCCCCGTGCTTTCTACCTTTGCACGGGGCCCATGGGTGCGATCGGCACCCGGCTTTCCCTGCGCCCTCTGCCAAGCGAGAGGGCGAAGCAAGAAGCAAAACTCGGACAAATCATGTCGCGAGAATGCGAGTCCATGACTCCGCGGCCGCGCCACACATTCACTGTCGTCCCGGCGCAGGCCGGGACGACAGCGGTGGTGTCTGCAGCGTTCTTGAATCTACCAAGCAGACGCCAACAATCGCCGCTACGCCGGCCTGAACCCTGCCGCCGTCAACGCGGCGCGGCCCTCGTCCGATGCCAGCGCGTCGAGAAAGGCCTGTACCGCCGGCCGCTGCTTGCGCGCCGTCACCAACGCGAAGTCGTAGTGCTCTTCGGCAAGCGGAATAAAACCGAGCCCGGACGCGCGCGCGACCGGGGCGATGGTCATGCCCCAGTCGGCGCGATGCTGCGCCACCGCGGCCGCGACCGCATTATGCGAGCGCGGCTGATTCCAGTAGCCGTCGGGCCGGCTGCCTGCCAGCAGGCGATCGATCAGGATACGCGTGCCGGCGCCCTGGTTGCGGTTGACCATGATGCAGGCGGGATCGGCGAGCGCGGCGCGCACCGCCTCTTCCGCGCTCAAGCCCGCAAAGCGCGTGTCGTCCTTGCGGAACACGATGCCCTGCATGCGCCGCCAGCCCGGCACGAGCTCGAGGCCGTCGGACAGATACGG of the Bradyrhizobium quebecense genome contains:
- a CDS encoding sulfurtransferase TusA family protein; the protein is MTTTKLDLTGLKCPLPALKTRKALKSVTAGDFLEVHCTDPLSVIDIPALIQETGDKVEITERSDVRIVFLIEKANGMIENSNAAAPRTR
- the mobB gene encoding molybdopterin-guanine dinucleotide biosynthesis protein B, which codes for MKVIGLAGWSGAGKTTLLSRVIPYLLGRALRVSVIKHAHHEFDVDIPGKDSWVHRQAGATEVLVSSTRRWALMHELRGASEPRLPELLAKMAQVDLVVVEGFKREPVNKIEVYRAANGKPLLFPDDPRVVGIASDVAIETRLPVAHLDDIEDVAELMLRSAIPVDDVLASAAAES
- a CDS encoding fused MFS/spermidine synthase, which gives rise to MPNRDGVRDAISLKNRALVTAIFLASGAASLILQVLWFKQLQFVLGSATVSVSVTVASFFFGLSLGSAFGGRIADTVSRPLKIYGFLELALAVVSLAVTAFLSHWSTWVGWLSPMLDLESPFRLPLMVALSLAILSLPTMLMGATLPFLVKFLTRSQTDLANRIGLLYGFNTLGAAIGTLAVGFVLMGFWGITGSSLVAAGLYVCVGGVALLLARGASPLSPVTAEAPVQTAGPGHRGTSILIAIFACSGFVSIAYEVVWFRFLTNVSTSSVYAFSGMLGVYLLGLVIGALICARVLAPRKDQLLRYFAVTQLLIAVAATLTVGILGKARSVEAVLSPIVSGLVPVPAQELLGGDVSFFLICAVALLLPTTLIGISFPLASELTVMQMSALGRRIGTLYALNTIGGVVGSLSAGFLLIPYLGSQGALTALIVLNVLLFVATTVSQPGLLRERSLWRQGAVAASIIAAALLLFTPHYLERVLTAIEGGNVLELRETKQATFAVVEYREKAAGTYQQLVVNSKSYANNRPEGRRYMAAMGHYPILLHPGPVETAVVICIGTGTTVGAVSTHQELQSIDAVDLASTVFEFAPRFVPINKQFYQNPKVHQIVADGRHFLLGTNETFDVITLEPPPPHDAGVINLYTEEFYALAKQKMRPGAVLAQWVPLDFNRGILPKMILKAMMGQFKHVSLWLPSRMEGVAIASDEPLKIDPRVLATRMSKPGVAEDLTANGLRSPEDFLATFIAADEKLAAFVRDVPSLTDDRPRLEYYNWYPLSSVGVDELKRLREPVETYLADKSIDEARLDTARTVANAILDEHQATAEGDKSAARAALRLAVKLDPHNSYVGFLDRKLRE